A genomic stretch from Erigeron canadensis isolate Cc75 chromosome 9, C_canadensis_v1, whole genome shotgun sequence includes:
- the LOC122582479 gene encoding BTB/POZ domain and ankyrin repeat-containing protein NOOT1-like, producing MSLEDSLRSLSLDYLNLLINGQAFSDVTFSVEGRIVHAHRCILAARSLFFRKFFCSGGPESPTGSDPLGSGSSRNNMGPNNSPARNNNNNTTSSNNSNVVIPVNSVGYEVFLLMLQFLYSGQVSIVPQKHEPRPNCGERGCWHTHCTSAVDLALDTLSAARSFGVEQLVSLTQKQLAIMVEKASIEDVMKVLLASRKQDMHQLWTTCSHLVAKSGLPPEILAKHLPIDVVAKIEELRLKSSLARRPLMPHHHHQHHHHHDLSVAADLEDQKIRRMRRALDSSDVELVKLMVMGEGLNLDEALALHYAVENCSREVVKALLELGAADVNYPAGPVGKTPLHIASEMVSPDMVAVLLDHHADPNVRTIEGITPLDILRTLTSDFLFKGAVPGLTHIEPNKLRLCLELVQSAALVISREEGNAAAAAAAAANAANSNSASMYHHHHHPQMNDDHTHSSSSNSSGNLNLDSRLVYLNLGAAAAAQIGCNKMEVGSGRGEDNTSHHQQQHHHHRHGSSQGGCDTSMYHHNQHHEY from the exons ATGTCTTTGGAGGATTCATTAAGATCTCTCTCACTAGACTATCTTAACCTACTAATAAACGGTCAGGCTTTCAGTGATGTAACTTTTAGTGTGGAGGGTAGAATCGTCCATGCCCATCGTTGCATCTTAGCAGCAAGAAGCTTGTTTTTCCGCAAGTTTTTTTGCTCGGGTGGACCCGAATCTCCAACCGGGTCAGATCCTTTAGGCAGCGGGTCATCAAGAAACAATATGGGACCCAATAACTCACCAGCaagaaacaacaacaacaacacaacaAGCAGTAATAATTCGAATGTGGTGATACCGGTGAATTCGGTTGGGTACGAGGTGTTCTTGTTGATGTTGCAGTTTTTGTACAGTGGTCAGGTTTCTATTGTACCTCAAAAACATGAGCCCAGACCTAATTGTGGTGAGAGAGGTTGTTGGCATACACATTGTACCTCAGCCGTTGATCTCGCTCTTGATACCCTCTCCGCCGCTAGATCTTTTGGTGTCGAACAACTTGTCTCCCTTACTCAG AAGCAATTAGCCATCATGGTAGAAAAGGCCTCAATTGAGGATGTGATGAAAGTTCTTTTAGCATCTAGAAAACAAGACATGCATCAACTATGGACAACTTGTTCTCACTTGGTTGCAAAATCTGGTCTCCCACCAGAAATTCTAGCCAAACATCTCCCCATTGACGTAGTAGCGAAAATCGAAGAGCTACGTCTCAAATCGTCGCTGGCTCGACGTCCTCTGAtgccacaccaccaccaccaacaccaccaccatcatgattTATCAGTAGCAGCTGATCTAGAAGACCAAAAGATTCGAAGAATGAGACGTGCACTTGATTCGTCTGATGTTGAGCTAGTTAAGCTAATGGTAATGGGTGAAGGACTAAATCTTGATGAAGCATTAGCTTTACATTATGCAGTAGAGAATTGCAGCAGGGAAGTAGTGAAAGCATTGCTTGAATTAGGTGCTGCAGATGTGAATTACCCGGCTGGACCGGTTGGAAAAACACCTCTTCATATAGCATCTGAAATGGTGTCACCGGATATGGTTGCAGTCTTGCTAGATCATCATGCTGACCCAAATGTGAGAACCATTGAAGGGATCACACCGCTCGATATCCTTCGAACGTTAACCTCGGACTTTTTGTTTAAAGGCGCGGTTCCTGGACTTACTCATATCGAACCGAATAAGCTCAGGCTTTGCCTTGAGCTAGTTCAATCAGCTGCATTGGTGATTTCAAGAGAAGAAGGCaatgctgctgctgctgctgctgcagcAGCAAATGCAGCTAATTCGAATTCGGCGTCaatgtatcatcatcatcatcatccacaaATGAATGATGATCATACTCATAGTAGTAGCTCAAATAGTAGTGGCAATTTGAACCTTGATTCAAGGTTGGTTTATTTAAATCTTGGAGCAGCTGCAGCAGCACAAATTGGATGCAATAAAATGGAGGTTGGAAGTGGAAGAGGTGAAGATAATACTagtcatcatcaacaacaacatcatcatcatagaCATGGTTCTTCTCAAGGTGGTTGTGACACATCAATGTACCACCATAATCAACATCATGAGTATTAG
- the LOC122583048 gene encoding probable methyltransferase PMT7: MITNETGDLRSAGVYQVLDVACGVASFSAYLLPLNIQTMSFAPKDGHENQIQFALERGIGAMISALATKQLPYPSHSFEMVHCSTCRVDWHENDGILLKEINRLLRPNGYFIYSAPPAYRKDKDYPVIWDKLVNITSRMCWKLIARKVQTAIWIKEADQVCLQENAEQNFIDICDSVDADGIIKEKFLSDTLYWQDQVREYWRLMNVNDTEVRNIMDMNAHYGGFAVAFSTWPVWVMNVVPATMNNTLTAIYEWGLIGAFHDWCEPFSSYPRTYDLLHARYLFSHYGNYQNGCLLEDIMLEMDRLIRPQGIIIIRDNESIISRIRDIAPKFLWEVNSFVLEDQQKQSEPVLICKKKFWAIV; this comes from the exons ATGATAACCAATGAGACAGGTGATCTTCGTTCGGCTGGTGTATATCAAGttcttgatgttgcttgtggAGTTGCTAGCTTTTCTGCATATCTTCTTCCCTTAAATATACAAACCATGTCATTTGCTCCCAAAGATGGCCATGAAAATCAAATTCAATTTGCTTTAGAACGCGGAATTGGGGCTATGATATCCGCTTTAGCTACAAAACAACTACCTTATCCCAGCCACTCTTTTGAAATGGTTCACTGTTCAACATGTCGTGTTGATTGGCACGAGAATG ATGGGATTctactaaaagaaataaatcgACTTCTTCGGCCAAATGGGTATTTTATATATTCCGCTCCTCCAGCTTATAGAAAGGACAAGGATTATCCAGTTATTTGGGATAAGTTGGTGAACATAACTTCTAGAATGTGCTGGAAGCTTATTGCTAGGAAAGTTCAGACGGCAATATGGATTAAAGAAGCTGATCAAGTTTGCCTTCAAGAAAATGCAGAGCAGAATTTCATAGATATATGTGATTCTGTAGATGCTGATG GTATCATAAAAGAGAAATTTCTTTCAGATACCCTCTATTGGCAAGATCAAGTTCGTGAGTATTGGAGGTTGATGAATGTTAATGATACAGAAGTCAGAAACATTATGGACATGAATGCCCATTATGGCGGATTTGCAGTTGCCTTTAGTACCTGGCCTGTGTGGGTAATGAATGTAGTCCCTGCTACAATGAACAACACTTTAACGGCTATTTATGAATGGGGTCTAATTGGTGCTTTTCATGACTG GTGTGAGCCATTCTCATCGTATCCACGCACATATGATCTGCTACATGCGAGGTATCTATTTTCTCACTATGGAAACTATCAAAATGGATGCTTATTGGAAGATATTATGCTAGAGATGGACCGTCTTATACGACCTCAG GGCATTATTATTATCAGAGACAATGAATCCATTATATCAAGAATAAGAGATATAGCCCCGAAGTTCCTATGGGAGGTTAATTCATTTGTACTTGAAGATCAACAAAAGCAATCAGAACCGGTACTAATTTGCAAAAAGAAATTCTGGGCAATTGTCTAA